In a single window of the Papaver somniferum cultivar HN1 chromosome 8, ASM357369v1, whole genome shotgun sequence genome:
- the LOC113305507 gene encoding uncharacterized protein LOC113305507 → MLQTFISYLTELKGTRRRLQGKKLIVAVDDDGYFTDKVSHFCGRYVKDADKDIINDVKTAFEFSTRCSTYNRKTSTERKRISKKRISKESLCLSGDTCGLTDKYICGITYIINRCTLVMFA, encoded by the exons ATGCTG CAAACCTTCATCTCATATTTGACAGAGCTGAAGGGTACAAGAAGAAGACTTCAG GGAAAAAAGTTGATTGTAGCAGTTGATGACGATGGTTACTTTACAGACAAGGTGTCTCATTTTTGTGGGCGATATGTCAAGGATGCCGATAAAGACATTATCAATGATGTGAAG ACCGCCTTCGAATTTTCCACCAGATGTTCAACCTACAACCGCAAAACTTCCACCGAACGAAAGAGAATCTCCAAAAAAAGAATTAGCAAAG AATCCCTTTGTTTGTCAGGTGATACATGTGGTTTGACGGATAAATATATTTGTGGGATAACCTATATCATCAATAGATGCACCTTGGTAATGTTTGCTTAA
- the LOC113305508 gene encoding uncharacterized protein LOC113305508 encodes MEGESSMVAAQSLQVMNHTFNRLERFEGEGFTRWKETLKFNLMFLKLWYILENGLEAIPAATDKDDEELRKIGKKREEDDFMCGGHILNALGLNVYNAHRTYGTGKELWTALKKKYKISDASNKKFLICNFMDWKMVDSKSIIAQVSDLFLIVNHLKYAGIDFVSSFIVGVIISRLPPSWNSYKKKLKHDETDYDLEGLQRHLRIE; translated from the coding sequence atggagggtgaatcttcaatGGTTGCTGCGCAATCACTGCAAGTCATGAATCATACTTTTAATAGGTTAGAACGATTTGAAGGAGAGGGTTTTACTCGTTGGAAGGAAACTCTCAAATTCAATCTTATGTTTCTGAAACTTTGGTACATTCTGGAAAATGGGTTAGAGGCCATTCCTGCTGCTACTGACAAGGACGATGAGGAATTGAGGAAAATAGGAAAGAAGCGTGAAGAAGATGATTTCATGTGCGGAGGTCATATTCTGAATGCTTTGGGGTTGAACGTTTACAATGCTCATCGTACTTATGGAACTGGGAAGGAACTATGGACTGCACTGAAGAaaaaatacaagatttctgatgCCAGTAACAAGAAGTTCCTGATTTGCAACTTTATGGATTGGaaaatggttgacagtaagtctaTCATTGCCCAGGTTAGTGATCTTTTTCTTATTGTTAATCATCTTAAATATGCTGGTATTGATTTTGTAAGTTCATTCattgttggggttattatttctcgtctccccccttcATGGAATAGttacaagaagaaactgaagcATGATGAAACTGACTATGACTTAGAAGGCTTGCAGCGTCATCTTCGCATTGAATAA